One region of Gossypium raimondii isolate GPD5lz chromosome 6, ASM2569854v1, whole genome shotgun sequence genomic DNA includes:
- the LOC105774509 gene encoding ras-related protein RABA1f: MGAYRADDDYDYLFKVVLIGDSGVGKSNLLSRFTKNEFSLESKSTIGVEFATRSITIEDKVVKAQIWDTAGQERYRAVTSAYYRGAVGALLVYDATRHVTFENIERWLKELRDHTDGSIVIMLLGNKSDLRHLRAVLTEDAKAFAEKEKTYFMETSALESLNVESAFTEVLTQIYHVVSKKALEGGNIQATLPKGQMINVGSKDDVSAIKKGGCC, encoded by the exons ATGGGAGCTTACAGAGCTGATGATGACTATGATTACTTGTTTAAGGTTGTCCTGATCGGCGACTCTGGTGTTGGGAAATCCAACCTTTTGTCTAGATTTACCAAAAACGAGTTTAGCCTTGAATCCAAGTCTACTATTGGGGTTGAGTTTGCCACTCGTAGCATTACTATCGAGGATAAGGTTGTCAAAGCTCAGATTTGGGACACCGCTGGCCAAGAAag ATATCGTGCAGTCACCAGTGCATACTACCGTGGGGCTGTTGGTGCTTTACTAGTCTACGATGCCACCCGTCATGTTACCTTTGAGAACATAGAAAGGTGGCTCAAGGAACTTAGAGATCACACCGATGGCAGCATCGTGATTATGCTGCTCGGGAACAAGTCGGACTTGCGTCACTTGCGAGCAGTTTTGACCGAAGATGCCAAAGCTTTCGCCGAAAAAGAGAAAACTTATTTCATGGAAACATCCGCACTGGAGTCTCTCAATGTTGAGAGTGCATTCACTGAAGTGCTGACCCAGATTTATCATGTTGTAAGCAAGAAAGCTCTTGAAGGTGGAAACATCCAAGCAACTCTGCCAAAAGGCCAAATGATCAATGTCGGATCGAAAGATGATGTATCAGCCATAAAGAAAGGTGGATGTTGCTAG
- the LOC105771987 gene encoding rac-like GTP-binding protein RAC13, whose translation MSTARFIKCVTVGDGAVGKTCMLISYTSNTFPTDYVPTVFDNFSANVVVDGSTVNLGLWDTAGQEDYNRLRPLSYRGADVFLLAFSLISKASYENVYKKWIPELRHYAPNVPVVLVGTKLDLRDDKQFLSDHPGATVITTSQGEELKKIIGAVSYIECSSKTQENVKAVFDTAIKVALRPPKPKRKPHKKRSCVFL comes from the exons ATGAGCACCGCAAGGTTCATCAAGTGCGTCACCGTTGGGGATGGAGCTGTGGGAAAGACTTGCATGCTTATCTCCTATACGAGCAATACTTTCCCCACC GATTATGTTCCTACAGTTTTTGACAACTTTAGCGCCAATGTGGTGGTCGACGGCAGCACGGTCAACCTTGGTTTATGGGACACTGCCG GGCAGGAAGACTACAACAGGCTAAGACCTTTGAGTTACAGAGGAGCTGATGTGTTTTTGCTTGCGTTTTCCCTTATTAGCAAGGCCAGTTATGAAAACGTCTACAAAAAG TGGATTCCCGAGCTAAGACATTATGCTCCTAATGTCCCTGTTGTGCTTGTTGGGACCAAACTAG ATTTGCGAGATGACAAACAGTTCTTGAGTGATCATCCAGGAGCAACGGTAATAACAACTTCTCAA GGGGAGGAACTAAAGAAAATTATAGGAGCAGTTAGTTACATTGAATGCAGTTCCAAAACCCAAGAG AATGTGAAGGCTGTTTTCGATACTGCAATAAAGGTAGCACTGAGGCCACCAAAGCCAAAGAGAAAGCCTCACAAGAAAAGATCATGTGTTTTCCTTTGA